ccatccaacctggccttgaactcctccaaggacgggacatccaccacctccctgggcagcctgttccaggacctcatcactctcctagtaaagaacttccccctaacatccagcctaaatcttccctctttcaacttaaaaccatttccccttgtcctactattattggccctttcaaagagtttactccccttCTGATTacaggttcccttcaggtactgaaaggctgcaatgaggtcaccccgcagccttcttttctccaggctggacaagcccagctccctcagcccgtCATCACAGGGGAGGAGCTCCAGCCCCCCAgtcatcttcgtggccctcctctggaccctttccaacagctctctgtctttcttgtactgagggctccacacctggacacagtactccagatggggcctcacaagagcagagtagagaggggcaatcacctccctgtccctgctggccacccctctcctgatggagcccagggtaccatttgctttccgagctgcaagagcacactgctggctagtgttaagtttctcatccaccaggacccccatgtccttctctgcagagggAAGCCTTCTCGAGGGAAGGCTTCATCTGACATTTATCATGCTTTAACAGGCTGCATGTTGCAGTGTGCAGAACTGACCAGAAAGCATCAGACTGTGTAGGAACGAGCAAAAGGACGCATGCTCCAAAGCCTGCACTGCACTTCTGCAAAAGCGTGGGCTGACAGCAGCTCGAAGCCCTTAGCTTGGATTTGTACCACCAAACCACGGGGTTCAGCTGGGCGTTTTGTTCCCACAACGCTGCTCTGGCTGGACGTGTTCTTGGCGGGAGCATCACCTAAACTAAGGCTGACTTTGCATTGGCTTCCATGTGAGTAGTAGTGAAGGTAGGTGAGTACCCAAAACCCGTCGGATACTTGAGTCATGGAATTAAGACTGAcgaagacctccaaggtcatcaagtccatctccccccctcccccccaccagCCCACTGCCcgcgtccctcagtgccacatccccacggttCTGGAGCACCTCAGCGTCCAGCGTGGACGCTGACTCCCCTAAGGCTGCCCAGCTCGGGAcaggcagagcagaacaaaactgacagtGGCATGATGGAATTAAGTTTTATTGTGATGGATTCAGATGACTTGATGACTTTGGATAGGAAACGGAGCTTGTACGCGGCTGCTCCGACGGCGTCAGTGGGGCCGGCTGGTGACGCGCTGGGCCCGACGTGGTGGTACTCGGGTGCGGCTCCggccctgggctggccctcgccGCCTGGACCGGCTCCTACGGCGTCTCTGGGGCTGGCTGTCGGTCTCTGCAGCCCGACGATCGAGAGGCGAGCGGCTTCGAGTCCGCGCCCGCCCCGGCTGCCCGGAGAGCAGCTCAGGCACCTGGGAGCTGGGATCCGGCTCCGGCACCTGGGAACTGGAATCCGGCTCCGGCACCTGGGAACTGGAATCCGGCTCCGGCACCTGGGAACTGGAATCCGGCTCCGACGGTGCCTGGCTGGTGGTGtcggagctgctgctctgctgtcctgcagggcTTTGGGATGGCCCCAGTTCCTGCTGGCTGGCGGTGTTGGGGCCAGCGCTGTCCGAGttggtgctggaggctgtaaggaaaggcaggaaggtgagTGGGACAGATCTGCAGCCCCGGGGTGGGACGGGCTCCCATCCGTCCTGGGCCAAAGGGACTTGAGCGAGGCCTCGCCTGGCCCCAGCCCGGCAGCACGCGGCTGTTcgcctcttaccggtgccctctccagcacagctggcGCACTCCCAGCTGGTGGTGCTGTGACTCAAGTTGGAGCAGAGTCGGTGCGTGCCTTGTGCAgcgcaggagctgcagaggagcagctcccagagccTGTGGAAAGCAACGGGTTGTGGCCGTGAGGACAAAGTGCCCCGAGCCAGGGAGTGCCCAGAGGGCAGCTCTGGTGCTCggtctgtgctcccccagcctgtggtgaggcttcgatgccacgcagagccccagagggcagctgaggTAACTcacccctctccctctctctgctccctgccatGGGGGTGACGGCAGTCGCTGGCGTCGCAGCGTCCGTGCCGAACTCCCAGCTCTGCGTAGGCACGGTTGCGCTCCCACTTTGGTCTCCTGCCAGAGAATAGTGGGAATGTGATGAGCTCTGAGTGCCTCTAGACTGAGACTGAGCAAAGCCACCCCTGCAGCAAAGGGCCAGGCCTGCTGGGGCAGTCTTTGTGCGGGCACAGCTCTTGTGCCCTCCCGTCTCGAGAGCTGGCTGAAAGACACCAACCTGCGTGGGATGTAGATCCCCAGGTTGATCATCTCCGGTATGAACCTCTCTCGGTCTCGGCAGAGAGGGCACTGGAAGCAGCGCATCCCAGCACTCGTGGCCATTCCCTGCAGCGGAAACACGAGCAGCGGTGAGAGTGAGCcgggcctggtgctgctgagcgcctgcGGTGCCCGCggggtgaggggagggctcctacctggataCAGTCCCGGTGAAACCAGGCGTGTTGGCAGGCCGGGCACACCATGGTGACGTATGACCTGCTGTCACCCACGGGATCCATGCATATGATGCAGGTGGTGTCCTGCATCGGTGCTGTCTCCACTGGCTGGTGCGGgaggtgctcccagcagaaggacctgggggaagatggaagggatgggcgaggtgagaagggctgcgaggagggcagaggaacgggaaggagccccaggccttggctctgtcaggctgctgggaggcGTCACAGCGTGTTCCTCGCTGctttggctggtgctgacagcaggagtTGGAGGCCCACAGGCGACACCTGGGAGCCCTTACCTGTAGTGGCCAAAGTGTTGGGTGACACATTGACCCTCTGGGGCGCAGGGGAAATGGTAGCTCCGCTGGCAGCCTGGCGCTGCGCAGGTGACGCTGGCCCCCCGATTGCCACAGACGaagcaaagctggaaaaagcagagcagcccccatcagctgcaggctcagggcctaCACAGCGGGCCCCGCACCTGTGGGCAGGGCGCAggatgcgggcagggctgggtggcactctgcagagctgcctggtgaacagggctggtctgcaagTGCAGGAgtgtctcctggagctgggaggaggggctgggattgctttcttgggaccagGCTAAGCTCGCCGTGCCTCTCCTGGCACCAAGCTCCCAGTTCCAGTCCGGTGCTCACCGTCTGCGCTGCCTGCCTCATCAAGACAATGAGGTGTTCAATGTAGAAAAGGCCctcttttttattgttaaatCCATGCTGACAAAGACCGTTGGCAAATCCCtgtacaggaggaaagagcGTGATTTTGTTAATGCAGAAAGGAGGGAACCACTGGTTGGAGGAAGGTGGCAGAAGCCACGAGGGAACTCACCACACAAAATGCATGGAAACAGATCCCATACATCTCGTGTCTCTCGCCGAAGATGGATGGGTTGTCATCCACTCGGCCACAGAGCAcgcatgctggagaggaaagagtAACAGTCGTGAGTGCCTTGTGGGGCCAGGTGCCccctgggctgtcccaggggctgctctgtgccagctgtgccagctgaggggcagggctggaggcCGTGGAGGGGAAGGGGCACTGTAGGCCTAGCAGTGACAGTGGGCAGCCACAGCCCAACCGCAGCCCCCCTGGCCAAGGAGCAGAGGGGCCCTGCCTGCGGCAGATGGGAGCCCCTGTGTGCTCCCACCTCCTCTCTCCGCTGCAGGCAGACCCCCAGCACCCCTCTGCCCGGCAGCGGGGAGCTGCGTGCAGGGATAATTTGCTCTCACCTAGCTCAGTCGAGCCGGCGGCCTCCTCGGGTGTCCCCTCGGACATCGTGTGCGTTAACGGCGAGCACTCGCAGAGTGTCTGTCCCAGCAACACCAGGCTTTGTCCTCTGCGTGCCAACCTATGGGAGAAACGGGACGAGGCTGAGTTGGCAGCTCAGGCCTCCGAGCGCTGGGGaaccctcctccctcccttggcagcctcaggcagccccttcctccctgctcacctcaccaagtcgCACTGAGCTGGGCCTGAGCCccgcagcctcagctctgttccACAGCCCGCAAGTCACAATGGCCGTTCCGTGTCACCCTCCGTGTTGTCATCACACCTCACAGGGCTGAGGGCACCCAAGCAGGAGGGCGGCAGCTCTTGCCGGACGCAGCCCTTCTAGAACCCGGCGTGCTGGTGCTGATGAAGGCACTGGGCGGCACATCCACCCTCCTGGCCCCACCTGAATGCTACGGGGCCTGTGGCTCCATCAGCATCCAATAGAGTGTTTACGTGTTGCCATGATGTTCTCCAGGCTTTACTTGTGGGCTGTTGGCTGCTGATTACCTCTCGTTCCAATCAatgactcacagaatcacagaatctctaTGGTTGacaaagacctctaagatcaccaagtcccaCCGAccaccccccagctgcccacgtccctcagggccacatccccacgcttctggagcacctccatggacgctgactcccccagctccccaggcagctgtgccagtgcctgactgcTCTTTCAGCCCAGAcgttcttcctaatatccaacaggGACCTCCACTGtcgcaacttgaggccgttccctctggTCCCATCGCTgttagctgggagaagaggccgacccccacctgGCTACAGCCTCTTTTCAGGGAGTTCCATGAAGTGAGGCCTCCCCTGAGCCTGATTTCCTCAGTGGTGTTAGtactgcaatgcaaacaatTGCTTGCACCCGTTGGTACCCAGGCATTCTCATTAAAGATGTTAGGAGTGCCAGTAAATCAGCACAAGGGTGTTATTTGTGTATGGGTGTCCCTAATCTGTAGCCCGTATTTCTCTGGCAAGGGAAAAAGCGAACCTGTTGGTTAAGCATCGGGTTGTTatagggcaggagcagcagtggtggGGTGCGTGTGTGCTGTAACACAAACGAGTGCTGTTCCTGTGAGGTTTCTTCTCtgagtgcagcagggagcagccttCCATTGGCAAAAACACTGTGGCTGCCCACCACAATAGTGAGGCTGAGGCAGAGATGTGCAGGGCTGAGCCGTGACCTCCCAGGAGCAGAGGTGCGCCCAAATACGCTCAGGTCACCTAAACCTTCAGGTTTGGGGCTCAGGGTCTCCTTTTTCATGACCAAATCCTTGTTGTCAGGGCCCTGAGCCTCTGGTTTGGATCCGAAGGCATTGCTTACATGCTCATTTGGACGTCCCAGACTGTCACCTTTGGGGTGTGGTCTCTCAGTTTCAGAGCCCACCATTTCATTAGGATGCAAAATCACCTTCTGAGGCTCCCAGTGCTTTCCTCAAGAGGAAAGCCCCATTTATGGAGCTCCCAAATCCTCGTCCTAGGAGCCAAGGCCTGAAGTTTAGGACCCaaagcctcctttcagggaCCAAACACTCATTT
The sequence above is a segment of the Excalfactoria chinensis isolate bCotChi1 chromosome 1, bCotChi1.hap2, whole genome shotgun sequence genome. Coding sequences within it:
- the LOC140251217 gene encoding LOW QUALITY PROTEIN: PHD finger protein 7-like (The sequence of the model RefSeq protein was modified relative to this genomic sequence to represent the inferred CDS: inserted 2 bases in 1 codon; deleted 1 base in 1 codon), coding for MSEGTPEEAAGSTELACVLCGRVDDNPSIFGERHEMYGICFHAFCVGFANGLCQHGFNNKKEGLFYIEHLIVLMRQAAQTLCFVCGNRGASVTCAAPGCQRSYHFPCAPEGQCVTQHFGHYRSFCWEHLPHQPVETAPMQDTTCIICMDPVGDSRSYVTMVCPACQHAWFHRDCIQVGALXPHPAGTAGAQQHQARLTLTLLVFPLQGMATSAGMRCFQCPLCRDRERFIPEMINLGIYIPRRRPKWERNRAYAELGVRHGRCDASDCRHPHGREQREGEGLWELLLCSSCAAQGTHRLCSNLSHSTTSWECASCAGEGTASSTNSDSAGPNTASQQELGPSQSPAGQQSSSSDTTSQAPSEPDSSSQVPELLSGQPGRARTRSRSPLDRRAAETDSQPQRRRRSRSRRRGPAQGRSRTRVPPRRAQRVTSRPH